The nucleotide sequence ACGGCAAACCCGGCCAAAGCCCCCAGGGCCATCATCCCCTCCACCCCCAGGTTCACCACCCCAGCCCGCTCGTTCAAAAGGGCCCCCAAGCAGGCGATGAGCAGCGGGGTGCCGAAGGAGAGGGCCCGGGCCAAAGCGCTGAAAAGCTCCTCCAAGGCTACCCTCCCCTCCCCCAGCGCAGGCGGTAGCGCAGGAAAAACTCCGAGCCAATCAAGCAAAGAAGCATAACCCCCCCGAAGACATCCACGATGCGAAAGGGCATGTTAAGGCTCACCTTGAGCACGTCCCCACCCGCCAGAATAAGGCCCAGCAGAGGGGCGGTGAGGAGCACCAGGACCGGGTGGCCCCGGGCCAGCCAGGCCACGATGATGGCGGTAAAGCCGTAGCCGGAGGAGAGCCGGGTGGGCTCGATCAGGCGGTGGTGAATGCCGGCCAGCTCCCCCACCCCGGCCAGCCCGGCCACCCCCCCGGTGATGAGGGCCACGGCGAAGAGCACGCGGCCTTGGGCGAGCCCTAGGTAACGGGCGGCCTCGGGGTTCTCCCCCACCACCCGCATGCGGAAGCCCAGAGTGGTGCGGAAAAGCAGGAGCTGCAGCCCCAAGGCCAGCACCACCCCCAGCAGCAAGGTGGGCCAGTGCACGCTGGAACCCGCCAGCACGGGGAGCTGCTGGTAGTCGGCCAGGCGGTCGGAGTAAATGTAGCCCCGCACATCCTTGCCGCGCCAGGGACCGTTGATGAGAAAAACGACCAGCGACTGGGCCACGTAGTTGAGCATCAGGGTGGTGAGAATCTCATTCACACCAAAACGGAGGCGGAGCCAGGCGGCCACCGCGCACCAAAGCGCACCCCCCAGCGCCCCCGCCAGGGCCATGGCAGGCAGGCTGAGCGGAGCCGGCAAGGGCAGGAAGAGGGCCACCCCCGCGGCCAGCACCGCCCCCAATAGAAGCTGGCCCTCGGCCCCGATGTTGAAGAACTGGGTGCGGAAGGCCAGGGTCAGGCCCACCCCGATGAGGAGCAGGGGGATGGAGCGGCGCAGGACCTCCTGCCAGCCCTTGGCCTCGAGGAGGGTCCCCTGGAGCATGGTGTGGTAG is from Meiothermus sp. QL-1 and encodes:
- a CDS encoding ABC transporter permease, whose amino-acid sequence is MRLEPLPAPSPLRVLGVTLGALALAFLLVGGVFLAYGVNPLEAYHTMLQGTLLEAKGWQEVLRRSIPLLLIGVGLTLAFRTQFFNIGAEGQLLLGAVLAAGVALFLPLPAPLSLPAMALAGALGGALWCAVAAWLRLRFGVNEILTTLMLNYVAQSLVVFLINGPWRGKDVRGYIYSDRLADYQQLPVLAGSSVHWPTLLLGVVLALGLQLLLFRTTLGFRMRVVGENPEAARYLGLAQGRVLFAVALITGGVAGLAGVGELAGIHHRLIEPTRLSSGYGFTAIIVAWLARGHPVLVLLTAPLLGLILAGGDVLKVSLNMPFRIVDVFGGVMLLCLIGSEFFLRYRLRWGRGG